Proteins from one Gimesia maris genomic window:
- a CDS encoding carboxypeptidase-like regulatory domain-containing protein, which produces MQRFEKVMARRFFMMLITAVAGLFTVLTPGFLTAEQPVSAVKPFQIRTLTVCVIDADRQPLADVRIYQNQIFFAEAAEKHLLENSYHTTDARGIVVLEAKGKNYGLGLWVSKDKYCPLHAWWSPKYQTDGGQIPDEFTFQLERGTSIGGTIKDEQGQPITGVRVAVENLTSITPLAMFDNTPLQAGLRPEPRHWLAEEDDVVTDADGRWRLNNVPADDQLHFHPRVREAMPSAPELGLKLSHPDFQSDIRFGQLQRQQGITLESLRSQTAVIVMQRR; this is translated from the coding sequence ATGCAGCGATTTGAAAAAGTTATGGCACGTCGATTTTTCATGATGCTCATCACTGCCGTTGCCGGTCTGTTTACGGTATTGACTCCCGGATTCCTGACCGCAGAACAGCCGGTGAGTGCTGTCAAACCCTTTCAGATTCGAACCTTAACAGTTTGCGTGATTGATGCAGACCGGCAACCCCTTGCTGATGTCCGGATCTATCAGAACCAAATTTTTTTCGCGGAAGCCGCGGAGAAACATCTGCTCGAGAACAGCTATCATACAACGGACGCGCGGGGAATCGTCGTTCTGGAAGCGAAAGGTAAAAACTATGGTCTGGGGTTGTGGGTCAGCAAGGACAAATACTGTCCGCTGCATGCCTGGTGGTCGCCGAAATATCAGACCGATGGTGGTCAGATTCCGGATGAATTTACGTTTCAGCTGGAACGGGGAACCTCCATTGGTGGCACAATCAAAGACGAACAGGGACAACCGATTACCGGCGTCCGGGTTGCGGTTGAAAACCTCACATCAATTACCCCACTGGCGATGTTCGATAACACGCCACTCCAGGCAGGACTTCGTCCGGAGCCGCGTCACTGGCTGGCTGAAGAGGACGATGTTGTGACTGATGCCGATGGTCGCTGGCGGCTCAATAATGTTCCAGCCGATGACCAGCTCCATTTTCATCCCCGTGTGCGTGAGGCCATGCCTTCCGCGCCTGAACTGGGATTGAAATTAAGTCACCCCGATTTCCAAAGCGATATCAGATTCGGACAACTGCAGCGCCAGCAGGGGATCACACTGGAATCGCTGAGAAGCCAGACGGCAGTCATCGTCATGCAACGACGCTAA
- a CDS encoding DUF1559 domain-containing protein, which translates to MRFPPSRISRPGFTLIELLVVIAIIATLIALLLPAVQQAREAARRSQCKNNLKQLGIALHNYHDTHSCFPAGYYSYGTSNGSGPAWAAIDPDTWDAAPGWTWGTMILPFMDQAVLYNALDLNRPCWDLANASAAQTKLPVFLCPTSSGGDEPFLVQDASGSPLVKGGSQLRFGRSHYVASHGQESCWGECGSSTTGIVFTNIYTKTTKTVTINGDASKVADGPFFRNSRTRMRDVTDGTSNTIFLGEHSSKLSDKTWVGVVPGAYTHPRFTSPENGPDAAATLALIHAGPSGGELDITGFPIVHPVNFPTYHVGQMYSEHTGGGHVCMGDGSVRFVSENIDLLLWAELSSINEGEVTGEF; encoded by the coding sequence ATGAGATTTCCGCCCTCCCGAATATCCCGCCCCGGCTTTACGCTGATTGAACTCCTCGTCGTCATTGCCATCATTGCAACGCTGATTGCCTTGCTGTTACCCGCGGTACAACAGGCACGCGAAGCAGCACGCCGCAGTCAATGTAAAAACAATCTGAAGCAGTTGGGCATTGCGCTGCATAACTATCACGATACGCATTCCTGTTTTCCCGCCGGCTATTATTCTTATGGAACCAGTAATGGCTCGGGCCCTGCCTGGGCAGCCATTGACCCTGATACCTGGGATGCGGCTCCGGGCTGGACCTGGGGGACGATGATTCTCCCCTTCATGGACCAGGCAGTACTCTATAACGCGCTGGACCTGAATCGTCCCTGCTGGGATCTGGCGAACGCCAGTGCCGCCCAGACGAAGCTGCCTGTTTTTCTCTGTCCCACTTCGTCAGGAGGAGATGAACCGTTTCTCGTGCAGGATGCCAGTGGCAGCCCGCTCGTCAAAGGGGGCTCACAACTGCGGTTTGGTCGTTCGCATTATGTGGCCAGCCATGGTCAGGAATCGTGCTGGGGGGAATGCGGTTCGAGTACGACGGGAATTGTTTTCACAAATATCTATACCAAGACCACTAAAACGGTGACCATCAATGGCGATGCATCGAAAGTCGCAGACGGCCCCTTCTTCCGGAACTCGCGAACGCGGATGCGAGATGTGACGGACGGAACGTCCAATACAATTTTCCTGGGCGAACATTCGTCGAAACTGAGTGATAAAACCTGGGTGGGCGTGGTGCCCGGTGCGTATACACACCCCCGGTTCACTTCACCTGAAAATGGTCCAGACGCAGCCGCAACGCTGGCGTTAATTCATGCAGGTCCTTCCGGCGGCGAACTGGACATCACCGGTTTTCCGATCGTCCATCCTGTGAATTTCCCTACGTACCACGTCGGCCAGATGTATTCGGAGCACACGGGAGGCGGGCATGTCTGCATGGGGGACGGTTCAGTACGGTTCGTTTCTGAAAATATTGATCTGCTGCTATGGGCGGAACTCTCGAGTATTAACGAGGGTGAAGTGACGGGAGAGTTTTAA
- a CDS encoding M56 family metallopeptidase: MNGFLLASDLYVEITDKILELLIIPTITAGLLAALVLLVNLFARKWLTAGQMGLLWGLVLIRLAIPYGFAPESSYSLTSLLVVFIEESTPAEPPRDIYTPKPLPEPWPVRDANSTSPAFANATHMNDIKFLEPKTPEVSFTETLQEYLITFLEWFLRILPPLWFAGAVFILIRMLVTHWRFSRKVNRLVESTDQRLLQLWNTCREQVRFRRCVPVIVCDDISQPSVMGALRPKLLLPTDLTELSDSQLQLIMLHELAHLKRRDLWVNWCLFGLRLLHWWNPLYWLAATRFSSLREQSRDAMVLCWQEQQDRNNTQNDSAREYSELLLTLAQRPNTGSRWRVSLPVSMLGFLKNPLRKRSLTNRLKALRSATTRVHPIQTTTVTIVIALFTATGLSDVKDSTTPANQQMQIQNELQHNWFAELPTLSPHDDESLEPLDLRIYQVKKVIGRISEERLLSEEQAYGYLMTHVKFLLEIQNRKYQTGEKPLKQALADYNEQNRLVVKAPDSLHEELSRQLRAWVQSGCGQITFASILMETTSDVAAQTDIEWTGLAGFQNTTAAPHQPHLDKTNPRPVVQASAAVEEYFPISVAVINEQQEFKLIQAAQRDERSHCAFNPKVTLFNGQKGSIVNQVQRPFVIGVHKAKSGELKPELKVIAEGMTLELRPILTADHTAVRLEVLVKQSEISRVKILETQVSGKKINFQVPSVEQRRISVAADLSGKNSLLISLPPTLHSKRFQYLLMKAEILGHPDLSATLVNPNPSGQPAE, translated from the coding sequence ATGAATGGATTCCTGTTGGCTTCAGATCTCTATGTTGAAATTACGGATAAAATCCTGGAACTCTTGATCATCCCCACGATCACCGCAGGCCTGCTGGCGGCCCTTGTTTTGCTCGTGAACCTCTTCGCGCGAAAATGGCTGACCGCCGGACAGATGGGACTGCTCTGGGGACTCGTCCTCATTCGACTCGCAATACCCTATGGTTTCGCTCCCGAGAGTTCGTATAGCCTGACAAGTCTGCTTGTTGTATTCATAGAGGAGTCTACTCCTGCTGAGCCGCCTCGAGATATTTATACTCCTAAACCGTTGCCTGAACCGTGGCCGGTAAGGGACGCCAACTCGACGTCTCCGGCTTTCGCGAACGCGACTCACATGAACGACATCAAATTCCTCGAACCGAAAACCCCTGAAGTCAGTTTTACCGAAACGCTTCAGGAATATCTCATCACCTTCCTCGAATGGTTCTTGCGCATCCTGCCACCGCTCTGGTTTGCGGGTGCTGTCTTCATTCTGATTCGTATGCTGGTCACTCATTGGCGATTTTCGCGAAAAGTCAATCGACTTGTCGAATCCACAGATCAACGACTGTTACAACTCTGGAACACCTGTCGTGAGCAGGTGCGTTTCCGTCGTTGTGTTCCGGTGATTGTCTGCGACGACATTTCCCAACCCTCTGTCATGGGAGCCCTGCGACCGAAACTGCTGCTCCCCACCGATCTCACAGAGTTGAGCGACAGTCAGCTTCAACTCATCATGCTCCATGAGTTAGCGCATCTTAAGCGGCGGGACCTGTGGGTCAACTGGTGTTTGTTTGGTTTGAGATTGCTACACTGGTGGAATCCCCTCTACTGGCTGGCAGCCACTCGTTTCAGCAGCCTCCGCGAACAGTCCCGCGATGCCATGGTCCTCTGCTGGCAGGAACAGCAAGACCGCAATAACACTCAGAACGATTCTGCCCGTGAATACAGCGAACTCCTGCTGACCCTGGCCCAGCGGCCGAATACGGGATCTCGCTGGCGGGTCTCCCTGCCGGTTTCGATGCTCGGGTTTCTGAAAAACCCGTTACGTAAGCGCTCGCTCACCAACCGACTGAAAGCTCTCCGTAGCGCGACAACCCGGGTTCATCCGATACAGACAACCACTGTGACCATTGTCATCGCGCTTTTTACTGCGACGGGGCTGTCGGATGTAAAAGACTCCACAACCCCGGCAAACCAGCAAATGCAGATTCAAAATGAACTCCAGCACAACTGGTTTGCTGAACTCCCTACACTCTCGCCACATGACGACGAAAGTTTAGAGCCGCTCGACTTACGGATCTATCAGGTCAAAAAAGTGATCGGCAGGATTTCCGAGGAACGATTACTTTCTGAAGAACAGGCATACGGGTATCTCATGACGCACGTCAAATTTCTTCTGGAAATTCAAAATCGAAAATACCAGACAGGTGAGAAACCACTTAAACAGGCACTTGCAGATTACAATGAGCAAAACCGTCTTGTGGTAAAGGCACCGGATTCGCTGCACGAAGAATTGAGCCGACAACTCCGTGCCTGGGTACAGAGTGGCTGCGGTCAGATTACTTTCGCCAGTATTCTCATGGAAACCACCTCTGATGTTGCGGCACAAACTGACATTGAGTGGACCGGTCTGGCTGGTTTCCAAAATACAACCGCCGCTCCGCACCAGCCGCACCTTGACAAAACCAATCCTCGTCCGGTCGTCCAGGCAAGTGCCGCGGTCGAAGAGTATTTTCCCATCAGTGTGGCAGTGATCAACGAACAACAGGAATTTAAACTGATCCAGGCTGCTCAGAGAGACGAACGCAGTCATTGTGCTTTTAATCCAAAGGTCACTCTGTTCAATGGCCAGAAAGGCTCCATCGTCAATCAGGTGCAAAGGCCATTTGTCATTGGCGTACATAAAGCAAAATCCGGAGAACTGAAACCGGAATTGAAAGTCATCGCTGAAGGAATGACGCTTGAACTCAGGCCGATCCTGACAGCAGATCACACAGCGGTACGCCTCGAAGTTCTGGTCAAGCAAAGCGAAATCTCTCGCGTGAAAATTTTGGAGACACAGGTCTCAGGCAAAAAAATCAACTTCCAGGTTCCCAGCGTCGAACAGAGACGTATCAGCGTCGCCGCCGATTTGAGCGGCAAGAACTCACTGTTGATTTCACTACCTCCCACTCTGCATTCCAAACGTTTTCAATACCTGCTGATGAAAGCGGAAATATTAGGCCACCCGGATCTATCCGCGACACTGGTCAATCCCAACCCGTCGGGTCAACCAGCAGAGTGA
- a CDS encoding BlaI/MecI/CopY family transcriptional regulator, whose protein sequence is MKQVSISDAEWQVMNIIWDGQPLAAQEIVSRLSDQADWAPQTIKTMLHRLVKKEVLTFEEQGNRYVYRSRVKRSACVKQASRAFLARVFSSEPAPLLAHFMQHTKLSAEEIAELRRILDDKER, encoded by the coding sequence ATGAAACAGGTTTCCATTTCCGACGCCGAATGGCAAGTGATGAATATCATCTGGGATGGCCAGCCGCTCGCCGCCCAGGAGATTGTGTCTCGTCTTTCCGACCAGGCCGACTGGGCACCCCAGACCATCAAAACCATGCTGCACCGCCTCGTTAAAAAAGAGGTGCTCACCTTTGAAGAGCAGGGCAACCGCTACGTCTATCGCTCCCGCGTCAAACGGTCGGCTTGTGTCAAACAGGCCAGCCGTGCTTTTCTGGCTCGTGTTTTTTCCAGCGAGCCGGCACCACTGCTCGCACATTTCATGCAACATACAAAACTCTCTGCAGAGGAAATCGCAGAGCTCCGCCGCATTCTCGATGACAAGGAACGTTGA
- a CDS encoding SulP family inorganic anion transporter, protein MLAFFSKHTASVKDDVLSGLTVALALVPEAVAFAFVAGVPPTVGLYSAFFIGFVSALAGGRPGMISGATGAMAVVIVSLVAMHGIQYLFPAVILCGLLQVTVGVLRLGKLIRLVPHSVMLGFVNGLAIVIGLAQIGSFKTLGADGSMTFLSGVPMTIMIALVALTMAVIVLLPKLTKAVPSSLAAIIMVSVIAVGINKLAPESWIPGGQNNVVQTVDDLMMNNLKAKAVTEAKQEVIATAETDATEQSADAAVLNETQIAAAVASVQPTKEPLPMLFFMDSRYVLAPFSWETLMIIFPFSLILAGVGLIESLMTLTLIDEITETRGSGNRECIGQGAANIVCGLFGGMGGCAMIGQSLINVNSGGRGRLSGVVGAVGLLMFVVLLKPVISMVPMAALVGVMFMVVIGTFEWSTLHTWNKVPKSDVLVMVLVAGYTVLFHNLAVAVLLGIIVQALIFAWHHATHMMADIHFEDDNKKVYQLHGPLFFASVSSFRELLDPANDPPIVAIDFYFSRVYDQSAIEAINKIAERYRQEGKCLHLRNLNADCKRMIERAGDLAEVEISEDRHYHITKMI, encoded by the coding sequence ATGTTAGCGTTTTTCTCGAAGCATACCGCTTCCGTCAAGGATGATGTATTGTCGGGTTTAACCGTCGCTCTGGCGCTGGTGCCGGAAGCGGTTGCCTTTGCGTTTGTCGCAGGAGTTCCTCCGACCGTCGGTCTGTATTCCGCATTCTTTATTGGATTCGTGAGTGCATTAGCCGGTGGCCGCCCCGGCATGATTTCCGGAGCCACTGGTGCGATGGCTGTTGTCATCGTTTCCCTGGTCGCCATGCATGGCATTCAATATCTGTTTCCCGCCGTCATTTTGTGTGGTCTGCTACAGGTAACCGTGGGCGTGCTGCGACTCGGTAAACTGATTCGCCTGGTCCCCCACTCCGTGATGCTGGGATTTGTGAATGGACTGGCGATTGTGATTGGCCTGGCGCAGATCGGAAGTTTCAAAACACTGGGCGCTGATGGCAGCATGACATTTCTGTCGGGTGTCCCCATGACGATTATGATCGCACTGGTTGCGCTGACGATGGCAGTGATTGTCCTGCTACCCAAACTGACCAAAGCGGTTCCCAGTTCGCTGGCCGCGATTATTATGGTCTCTGTCATCGCCGTCGGCATTAATAAACTTGCTCCCGAGAGCTGGATTCCTGGTGGACAGAACAATGTCGTCCAGACCGTGGATGACCTGATGATGAATAATCTGAAAGCGAAGGCGGTTACTGAAGCAAAGCAGGAAGTGATTGCGACTGCTGAAACAGACGCGACAGAACAGTCTGCAGACGCCGCAGTTTTAAATGAAACACAGATTGCGGCAGCAGTCGCTTCAGTGCAGCCCACCAAAGAGCCTTTACCAATGTTATTTTTCATGGACTCGCGGTATGTACTGGCGCCGTTCTCCTGGGAAACGTTGATGATCATCTTTCCGTTCTCTCTGATTCTGGCCGGGGTCGGGTTGATTGAATCGCTGATGACGCTGACTTTGATTGACGAAATCACCGAGACCCGCGGAAGCGGAAACCGGGAATGTATCGGTCAGGGCGCCGCAAATATTGTCTGTGGACTGTTTGGTGGCATGGGTGGCTGTGCGATGATTGGCCAGTCTTTGATTAACGTCAATTCCGGCGGACGCGGGCGTCTTTCCGGTGTGGTTGGAGCCGTAGGTTTGTTGATGTTCGTGGTGCTGCTCAAACCAGTCATCTCCATGGTGCCGATGGCGGCGCTGGTCGGGGTGATGTTTATGGTGGTGATCGGGACCTTTGAATGGAGTACGCTGCACACCTGGAACAAGGTTCCTAAGAGCGATGTGCTGGTAATGGTACTGGTGGCCGGTTATACGGTGCTGTTCCACAACCTGGCCGTCGCCGTTTTACTGGGAATTATCGTGCAGGCATTGATCTTTGCCTGGCATCATGCGACACACATGATGGCTGACATTCACTTCGAAGACGACAACAAGAAAGTGTACCAGTTGCACGGCCCACTGTTCTTCGCCTCGGTCAGCAGTTTTCGAGAACTGCTGGATCCGGCGAATGATCCTCCGATCGTCGCCATCGATTTTTACTTCTCGCGCGTTTACGATCAGTCGGCGATTGAAGCGATCAACAAGATTGCAGAACGCTATCGCCAGGAAGGCAAATGCCTGCATCTGCGTAATCTGAACGCCGACTGCAAGCGTATGATCGAACGTGCCGGGGATCTGGCAGAAGTGGAAATTTCTGAAGACCGACACTATCACATCACCAAGATGATCTGA
- a CDS encoding YaiI/YqxD family protein, translating to MQVWVDADACPAEIKDLLFRAAKRTQIKVTLVANQPMRTPRSEFIDSLLVPAGLNVADQRIVELTEEGDLVVTADIPLAAQVVEKGGQALNPRGALYTAENIGQRLAVRDLMDDLRGEGQITGGPANFNAKDRQAFANQLDRWLTAARKKRPKG from the coding sequence ATGCAAGTCTGGGTAGATGCAGATGCCTGTCCGGCGGAAATTAAAGATCTGCTGTTTCGCGCAGCGAAGCGAACTCAGATTAAAGTCACGCTGGTGGCCAATCAGCCGATGCGCACTCCGCGTTCCGAGTTCATCGACAGTCTGCTGGTTCCTGCAGGATTGAATGTTGCCGATCAGCGCATCGTTGAGCTGACTGAAGAGGGAGATCTTGTGGTGACCGCAGATATCCCGCTGGCAGCGCAAGTGGTGGAGAAAGGCGGACAGGCCCTCAACCCGCGCGGCGCGCTTTACACTGCGGAAAACATAGGTCAACGTCTCGCTGTCCGTGATCTGATGGACGATCTGCGGGGAGAAGGGCAAATCACAGGAGGCCCCGCAAACTTCAACGCCAAAGATCGTCAGGCATTTGCCAATCAGCTGGATCGCTGGTTGACCGCCGCCAGAAAAAAACGCCCGAAAGGCTGA